Genomic DNA from Perca fluviatilis chromosome 12, GENO_Pfluv_1.0, whole genome shotgun sequence:
gTGGTGTAAGTTACCATTCTAAAGAGATACAATTCAGTAAATACTGAACATCATTTTCACCAAACTGCCTTTTAGCTTTCCTCATTACCATCCACTGTAATGTGAGGGACACAtgtggggcggctgtggctaagtggtagagaggttgcccgccaattggaaggttggtggttcgatccctggccctgcagttccatgccgaagtgtccttgggcaagacactgagcCCCGAGTTGCCGATGATGAtacatcggagtgtaaatgtgtgtgtgagtgtttctctgatgcctcggccacagtgtatgaatctgtgtgaatggttcctgtactatgttaaaagcgctctgagtagtcgttaagactagaaaagcactatataaaaacagtccatttacagtcCATGGACAAGTTGGCCTGTGATTTCCCACCCTTAACATGTATTGTGATCCATATTGAAATGGGACTTTTTCTTAAATTCCATACCTTTACCTGATGTGTAAGACATTAGAAATCAACCATACCTTTACCTGATGTGTAAGACATTAGAAATCAACCATACCTTTACCTGATGTGTAAGACATTAGAAATCAAAGCCCTGTAACTTCACTAACAAACGATCTTTTAATGGATGAGTAGTTTTTAGTCAAAGCACAGTGTGTGCCCTCCAAGGCAAACTTGAGATATCGagctaaattaaaatgaatatgaCCTAAACCGTATGCTTCTTTCTGCTTCCTAGGGGGAAGTTTGCGGTGGTCAAGCGCTGTGTGGAGAAGGCCACGGGGAAAGTGTTTGCTGCCAAGTTCCTACGGAAGAGGAGGCGAGGCCGTGACTGCCGGGCCGAAGTGATCCACGAGATGGCCGTCCTGGAGGCGGCCCGTAACAACGCCCGAGTGGTCAACCTGCACGCGGCTTACGAGACCGATCACGACATTGTCCTACTGCTGGAATAGTGAGTTCCCAACAAACACCAGTAGCATattcttttaccttttttttccatttaataATGGTGGCACATCATATTTAGCAATCTCTGAACCTGTCTTAACACCAGGCTAAATGACTCTTCCACAAACAAGTAAAAACAGGCACAGACAACCGTGTGATCCTGTTGAAGGGCAAAGTCCTGTTAGTCCAATCTTAAAACTCGCTGCTTCTTCATGGAATGCTCATTCTCCCTAACAGGTTTGTCAGGATAGCTAAATTACCGTACAGCTCAGAGCTGAAACTCCTGAATGAACACGGTCTTAGGTATCACGTTCTTCTGACCTCTTCACCTTTCACGTTCAATCGTGTTTTCAAATGAACCGTCCTTCCCTGCCTGACATTCATCTTGTTTCTGTGTACCATCAAAACAGGAACTAGCCTAGATGTCAGGCCCGCAGTAGAAAGAAGAATACACAGGGGTTGTCTTGAGTGAATCGCTATGATTATCCAACCACACCTCTATtacgtgttgttgttgttggagacATGTTAATCCCTTCCCCGAGAGCAAGGACAGCACTTAGTTGATCTAAGACGGTCTGGACAGCTCCAAAAGGGCTAAGGAAAATAACAAATTAGAAACCTGAATAATTTGAAATGTTGTAAAATCAGGCTTTGGCTGACACTCTTACCTGCAGTGCTTTACAGTGAGTAAGCAGGATTGAGGTTGCTTTTTTTTGCTAATTGCCATTTTTGCCAGGACATGTAGGATCAAACCAGTGGCCCTCTGGCGATGGGTTGGCCACCGAAACCACGAGGCAATACAGTATATTTCCGTTCCTCTTGTTGAAAGTGCATCACATACAAAACTGCATTTAAATGTCATAAAGGCCGCCTGGTATTTTACTCTTCCTTGGACATTTCAGTAGATGAGCCGTCGatgcagtctcttttttttttttttttttttttttttttctctcttgtgtgtgtacctgtgtattAACAGTGTGTTTTCTCCGTGCCCAGTGCGGCCGGTGGAGAGATATTTGACCACTGCGTGTCTGAGGAGCTGCTGCCAGAGGCCCAGATCACTCGTCTGATCAGGCAAACACTGGAGGGAGTCCACCATCTCCACCAGAGCAGCCTGGTGCACTTAGACCTCaaggtctgtacacacacacacacacacatgcacacacgcagtCACATGCATGAGTGTAGCTGGAGTCGAGGGAATCTATTTTTACACGTTCACTCGCTTCACCGCAAACTGCCCACTTAAGTGCTTGGCTGTGGGTtcccttttaattttttttttaagttgtggACTCAAAACCCCAATTTCCTATTTTCATGACACAGTCAAGCCCAGGAGTAGGATTCTAGTTGGTAAAAGAACCCTTTGGCCAGGGTAAAGTGGAAAAGCTCAACAGCACagtgtaaaaacacacacaatttaagatttttacacttttaacaaaaggctgtgaaatgagGGCTTTGTTACCGGGCGTTTCGGATGGATCCCCATGTCCCCAGAATGTTACATTCCACTGTGTGGTATTTCAACATACACCAAATAAACACCAAATaaacgtgtgtctgtgtgttttggtgtacaCAAAAGGAGCTCGTgctgctgtactgtatgtacagtaactTCTCTTGTAGAGAATGTTGCAATAGTTTAACTACAGCAATGTTTAAACAGTGTCATGTGGTCAGGGTATTTTTCAGCACACAAATCATCATTTTACAGAAAGGTAAACACCTCTCCCTTGGAGGgcaaagattattattattattattgactaAGTATTCAAAGAGAACCTGACTCGTGTTGTGTAATAAGTTTTTGAAGTAGGTACTTCTGCTCTCGGCACGATGTTCAGCCCGTGTTCAGCCCGTGTTTCCGCTTTTGCTTCTTTCTCAGCCGCAGAATATTCTCCTGACCAGCCTGTGTCCTCCAGGAGACATCAAGATCGTGGACTTTGGCCTGGCACGCAGACTGGGCGCGGTTGGAGAGCTCCGAGAGATTCTTGGCACGCCTGAATATGTGGGTAAGGTGGTGTTCATGAAACGCGCTTTGATTACTCCAAAACATCCAACGGTGAGACGCCGTCACCAGCATACCCACATTCAGTCCAGAAACCTCCTCCTGAGTCCAACCGCTCTTGTGTAATGCTAATAGAAATGCCTTTGTAGGTCGTTTATGGTTATTGAGAAATCCTTAGCGTTAggctgttattattattattattattagcatgATCTTATGCTCATGGACAGAGGCACCGTCTTTCAATGCAACCCTGCTGTCCCACAGTTTTAGTCCAGCCTTCCCATGTTTTGTACCTTCTCCCTGAAACAGATAAGTGGATGACTCAACACAACAATAACCGAGCCCCAAACAGAAATGCAAAAAGTCAGCAGTGGTGAAATTCAGCAGCGGTGCGGTGTGAAAGGCTGCAGCAGGAAATTACACGAGGGCATTCTTGCAATATCGAATGAcaactgactttttttctctcatgtCTCTCTTCACTCAGCTCCTGAGATCCTGAATTATGAGCCAATCACGACAGCCACTGACCTATGGTGAGTCCGATCTGGCGAAACTGGCAGCGACGGAAAATGTGTCGCTTCTATCATCTCAACTCTAAACTAAATCCtttgtaaatgaaaatgaaggGGATCCGTTGCGAAGCCACGAAACAACTAAGTAGCTCCTGCTAAAGCTAATAGCTGTTTACAGTTTGGGTAATCGTTTAAATGGTCCCCTTTGTTCTGACTTTTGTAGTGGTCAAAATTATGGAAATGGGATTTAGTTTTCACAGAATGATTGACTAAATAAGCCAGCCTGCGGTGCTCAGCCCATTcagctcgtgtgtgtgtgtgtgtgtgtgtgtgtgtgtgtgtgtgtgtgtgtgtgtgtgtgtgtgtgtgtgtgtgtgtgtgtgtgtgtgtgtgtgtgtgtgtgtgtgtgtgtgtgtgtgtgttcctcagGAGCGTGGGTGTTATAGCCTACATGCTGGTGACGGGCGAGTCTCCGTTTGTCGGGGACGACAAGCAGGAGACGTATCTGAACGTGTCCCAGGTCAACGTGGACTACAGCAGGGAGGCCTTCTCCAGGGTGTCTGAGCTGGCTGTGGACTTCATCCGCAAGCTGCTGGTCAAGACCCCCGAGTGAGTAGACACACCTCCGACTCCATTCAGCCAAGGACAGAAGCGCGCTCaagtgattatttttattttcgaACGAAATCCAAATGGAAGGTTAGCACGGAGCCGGTCCAGAGGAGTTTCCACGAGATGGCACCAACAGTCTGCTCGGATTCACACGGCTGCACACTGCACAGCCGAGAGCAAATACAGCTCTTCTATTTCCCCACGCAGATGTCAAAACATGTAGCTGTAGCAAGTGTGATAGGATGAACTAGGGGGAATACACCGCAGTCCTAACTCTGACTTCTCTGTCGTCATATTAAGTTATTCCCTTTTTTAATGAGATTTTAGGGCGTTATCTATATAGGAGTAAGTCTGGTCACCTTGGGCTCTAGGAACATTTCCTGCTGTTTTATAGACTAAATAATTCATGGAATAATCCCCAAAATAACCTGCATGTGAATTAGAGTTGGAATCTTTTTgaaatatggactagtgcaatatccatgAAGTagtgtggtgctgcagagacgtcccggcctagaAATCCTTCCCTACAGacaaaatcacactataatcattttcatttgttttttattttaataattttcaatGAGAATGATACCAAAaggatcattccctccaatatgaAATGAtatgaatcatatcgcaattgcaatatcagccaaaataatcgcaattaagATATGttcctcatatggtgcagccctactgCTAATCATGAATGCTAGTGTTTGTTAGCAGCAGAGTGGGAGTGGGAGTGGGAGTGTTTTAACGCTGTGCTCGGCCCACAGGGACCGGCCCAGCGCTGCGGAGTGCATGAGCCACCCCTGGCTGTGGCAGCTGTGCCTCAGCCCCGACCACACCACCGCCACCCGCACCGTCCGCGACAGGAGCTGCGGCACCAAGTGGGCAGCGCCCCCCGAGGACCCCGAAGACAAGGAGAACTTCCTGGACTCGCCCCACTCTCACGCAAAAAGGTTTCGCTTCGACGAGGAAAGGCCCGCTGCTGGAGACGGTGACTTTtgaaaacgtttaaaaaatacaaaaaaaacagggcAGGGCAGGGGATGCTCACTCCTTCCTGTGAGCTTTTAAATTCTTTTAAGCCTCCAGAAAACCAGCAGTCCACTGTCACCACTCAAAAGTACTTAGGTTGTGTTTATATTTCACTAATTTTTCAAAATTCCAAGATCGACCATCCAGACCAAAGATAACCAGCTAAAATGTTGAGATCTTTCCGTGATCCAGCGCTGTTAAGAAGTGTGGaaattgtacagtatgtcttaaTGAATGCAGTGTGTTTAACCTGAAGTGTTCAATACCTTTCATTGTTCAAACCTCTGGTATTTTCAGAGCCCACTCTGTGTTGGGGCATCGTTGATCCTGTACTGATGAGGGCTAGTGTGGAGTATTTCTGGGGAAATCTATGCAATGCTTCTCTTGTACATTTTAAATCTATTTTCCTAAAACCTTAAAGAAGTTAGCAGCGCTCCGCCTTAAGCTCGGAAGTTAAGTGTTCTTATGCTTCAGCGGAAACGTGTGAGTGTGAGAATCGAGATAAGAGGAAGTGTGATAAATGTCCTCATTTGCATGCAGAAGAGACCGAGGGACAGCTGGACAGCTGCGTCACGGGGAAACGCTTTGACTCCGATTATGTTCTCGGCGCGTGGGTACCTGTCATTCAGTCACCATTTCATGGAAAATTCATAAAACATGGCTGCTGCCTATGCCTCAGCTCTATCTCTTACTACCTGCAACATGGCTGGATTTCACATCCAAGCTGCACGTGGCCATGAAAACACCCAGCAGAGAGGCTGACTTACACACAAGCCTGAAACATTCCTTATATGTTTGTCTCCATGTCTGCAATAGCACCAGGGTTTCTATTTAGCTCAGGATTTTATAAAACTCATTTTATTAATTCCAACCTTAGCGTAGTCCCCTTCCGAACAATTCTACTTCTCCCACATttattatgaattttttcaatGCCAACATGAGCAACAAATCCCGGTATTTTCCGGCATTCTCGTAAGATAGAAACTTAAAACTGTACACcggctgaaaaaaaaataacaaaaaacacaacccaAGTTGACTCATGCAGTTTTTCACATGCCACACCTACGCTTACTCAAATGATTTCCTCACCGAGCTGCAAGTTCCTCTTCTGTTGGCCGGAAAAAGAGAAACACAACTTTAGCACTTACTTCATCATCCCGCTTGTTGAACCGCTAagcaaaaaaggggggggggggagctgtTGAtgaaagtgtgtctgtgtgcttgttCCTGAGAGGTGGCCTCTCCAAAGCCATTCAGTGTCCTTTCTCTAAACGCTCCTCCAGTCCTGTTGGCTCAGGGTGCCCAAACTTATATTCCTGTTCTCATCTCAGGGCATGCTGCTCTCTGCTCACTTTGTATTGTATTCCTAATGTTATTCTTAAaggcctattattattattattattattattattattatttatgtgcTGGACTTatactttatatttttatgtaaataatGTGCTCATGTGTCTTATTATAAGGAAGTGTTGATGACGGTGGGAGAGGATGATACCGGTGTTATGTAAACCAGCTGGTGTGGTTCTATGAAATGGGAAGGTCTGACTGCAGCGGATCGGGAAGATGAAAGCAAAGAGCAGTTTGTCGATGGTACCGGGAAGTAGAGCCAGAGAGGAGTCCGATGATTTCGGGTCAGCAGGCAGACGATGAAATACTACTCCGCAAAATGTGGAGTAGTATTTCAGTCTCAGTCTCGACCTGTCAGTCTCGAAAGAAGTGTTTAAAGGAAAATGTCGAACTAGTCCTTTTTTAAGTTGAGCGTTAAGATATGTAAGGCTTTTTGGGTGATGAGAAAGTAgaaatgatgattttttttatttaaatttttttttggtgtggttTTGAAAAAGAGACGGATGTTTGTCCCGAGAAGCGAGCCACTGTATAATATGAAATACGAGGTGCTATTGATTCACAGGATCTGCCATCTTTTGTTCGCTTgaatgagtttaaaaaaaaacaacccttcTAAAGTGCAGAACTGGCAACTCTGATTGCTCTTAATCTCCAGTGAAACATTCCGCTTTTTGTTCTGAGGTGCCAAACCCGAATAAGACCacattgtgttgtttgttgttgtcacCAGCTGGTACAATGGCCTTTGTGTGGGAGATGGGCGTCTCCAGCCACGGCCATGCTGTCATACTTAGAAAAACTGGAACACCACGCTGGAAACACTTTTCATCTCAACGAGTGATTTCATCTCGCCGAGTTAGCACATTCTACTTGAGCTTGTTGtaagatgtttgtttttttgtttttcttctaaaCAGCAGGAAAGTATAGCCAGAGAAGTCCCAGCATCTGTTTTGCTACTGTATAAGGAAATAAGCTTGAATCTCAAGAGTAAAGTACGTTCCAGTCGGTCTACTCTGCTTTTTCTAATACCTCTCCAAACAGGTGGCGGTGTCTTGAAATAATCTCAAATTCAGGCTGAGATGATGGGACTTGGCTCAGTTGTACAGAAACGAGTAAAGCTTTCCTGTTGCGTCTCTGAAAAGGCGATTTTAGGACTTGACGAGCAGCGTGATCTTGAGAGCACATTGGACTTGTTTTGCAGTGCAGTGATGTCAGGGATCTCACTTTGCAGGATGACGGAACGCTCGAATGGGTCGGACAGAGTGGCTCCTGTTAGCTGGCACTGTCTGTCCGCCACTCGAATATGACTTGTGCTGTGGTGTTGATTTCGTTATTTTCATCAGCTAGTCACTCATAGCattgggtgcgtgtgtgtgtgcgtgcgtgcgtgtgtgtgtgtgtgtgttttcattgtcTGAGCAGTGCTCAGCTGGCAGTCAGGTCGTCATCCTCACAAGGTGGAGCACCACTGATGTCACCCAACATTCCTGTTAGTTCTGTGTGAGCGCAGTGAGACTGAAGGATACTGTAGGTTACAGTCAAACCAGCCACAAGCAAATAAATGTTCCAGAGATGTATGTTTATATtgcattttatattgtttttttgttttttttaatgtatgagCACACTGATTGCATCTGaaaggacaaaaaaagacataatcCTTATCTTATTCTGATCAACTGCAGGCTAATATGTAGGCAtcacaaagcaaactgaaaaaGCTCATTAAAGGTTGTAGAAAATACGTGTCCGAGTATTGCGTGTCTTTATTTGTTGCCTTGAGTCGATCCAGCGTAGGTCAGCATCTTTTGCTGCCACCTGCTGATTCAAGAGAGCTCTGTTGTAATGTCTCTGTTGCATTCTCTCATTGGCTAACAGTTAGCAGGACAAAATAGCATGGTGACAACATATACCAATTAGCAGGCAGATGGATTTTAAATTAGGCAAGTCATCTTTAATCAGCATAGCATACAAGAAGATAACTTAATGGAATGATTTTAAGTTACATTCAGCAAAGTGAGTTGCAGCCATCAGCATAGTGCAAAGATGCTTACATAGAGATCATACAGACTTGAGTTCATCATATAGAAATTAACACATGCTGATACATTCGCACAAAACTAGCAGGCATGTGTCTTTTTCACATATTGCAATAAAGTtcagtatataaagtatttcTGCCAccatgaggggaaaaaaaacacgagtTTAAATGTGCCTTGTTTCATAacattattacagtttttctagTTATAGCAATTGTTTTCTAAGGTAATTTGATATAGTGTcaaaactaaaatgtgaggaaaaGAGCCAACCAAAGGGACTACTCCAAAGTTAACATGCTcagttaatattttaaaaatgatgtTATCATGAAATGGGCCGGTATGTCAAAGCAACGTTATATTGTTAACAGCACATGACAAAATCTCTCCTCAGGGTCCACATGATCTTCATCAGCAGAAGAAATTCAAAGCTAATCTACTCCATTTACTGAAAAAGAACCTGATGTGACCAACAGCTACTAAATTAACCTTGAGGTGAGATTGTGTTGGGATCAAAGTAAAGGACCTTTTTTTATGTTAACCAAGTAAATTAGCCAAACATTTGAAAACAATCAAGAATTCAGCATCAGACATTCAGATGTCTTAAAGTAGCTCAACACAAGTGCACATGTAAACACGATGAAAAAAGCTGTTCTGCTTCAGCCGAACATAAATTAAAGTAATAATCTCAGAAGATTTCCACTGAAATAAAAGCCTGTTACTATCTATTGCTGAATGAGGTAACACAATGGTGATTGAGCCTATGGCCTTGCGTTTGCAGTATTATAAACTGTGGCGACATTCCCGGGTAAAATCACAAGCAGCGCACATTCAGAGACGCGTTTCCCATCAGCCAGCAGTGGTTGGTCCAGAGATGGTAGGCGGAGCTTAACGCAACAGACTCacccagagtgatagagaaagacattATATCTCTATGGCTCTGGACTCACCCTTCAACTCACTTTTGTGTAAAGCGGcatgctgttttgttttgtttttccggTCTCTGCTGGCGTTGTGAGTAAACGGTTACTATGGCcgaacaaagaaagaaaaaagagcgaTGTCTACTGACAATGAAACAAGTGAAAGTGAGATCCAAAAACACCTGCGATCAGCATCAAAACAGAGATCTTCAAGATTGTACCTATAAGTTCAGTTAAAACTAATGCAGAAATTAAAACAAGTCACAATGTAACACTTAATCATGTACAACGCAAATTAGAGAAATTCCCTCGTACGCTAAATCCAACTGAAACAACATACATCATTCATGTTTCTAAATCAACAGCTCTGAAGCAACCTTGAGCCAGAATCAAATGGAAAAGGTTCCATTAAGCCTGAAGAATAAAGCCCCCTACCTGCCTGTTCCTACTGTGGCcacagggggggaggggggcaggggAAAGGCTCCTGGGTCATCAAACTCAGGACAAGTGCATTTAGCAGTAGGACGTGCAACACACCAGCATCTGTTACATCATCAGCATGTTCTAAAGTCTGAGCCcttaaatcataaaaaaaaacacatgaggtAAGACCAGTGAACGAGACACTCAATGTTAAGTGCTCGGGACCAACCGAAACCAAACTCAAAACTCCTGAATGACCCTGAAGTGGTTTTCGATGGAGGGGGGCTCGTCCTCAAAGTGCAGCTTCTTTCTTGGGCGGGCCCCAAACTCCTCCAGGGTCTTAATGAAGTGTCCGTGCTCACGGCCCACCCAGGCCCGCATCGGGTCGCGCACCTCGTACGGGGTCACGTGGGCGTGGATCGACACTCCGCAGGAAGCCAGTTCCTTTAACGCCTGCTTGCTGGTCACCCAGGTCTCGCTGCCCCCGGGGTGCCCGCCGTCCAGCCAGTATATGTCCGAGACGCGACTGACAAAGTGCGCCATCTGCAGGTCTGCGCGGGCGCCGGCCAGCTCGTGCACCATCTGGTTCAGCACCACGCAGCCTTTGCTGAAGCCCACCAGGGTCAGGGAAAACCCTGGGGGGATGCTGTTGGCGCCTCCTTGTGGCTGAAGGGGGTTTGGTAAGTTGGCTCGCTCCATGCCGTGGCTCAGCAGGGCCCTGTGAGCAGAAAGGCTTCAGACTCGGTGCACGGACGATACCACCAACTGTAACGCAACTCAAGCTCAGACTGTAATGGGATTCCTGAGACTTTGGCAATGCAG
This window encodes:
- the stk17b gene encoding serine/threonine-protein kinase 17B; its protein translation is MSRRRLDSRSGLAAGLLGEIQTPISTEPMESVYEITGELGRGKFAVVKRCVEKATGKVFAAKFLRKRRRGRDCRAEVIHEMAVLEAARNNARVVNLHAAYETDHDIVLLLEYAAGGEIFDHCVSEELLPEAQITRLIRQTLEGVHHLHQSSLVHLDLKPQNILLTSLCPPGDIKIVDFGLARRLGAVGELREILGTPEYVAPEILNYEPITTATDLWSVGVIAYMLVTGESPFVGDDKQETYLNVSQVNVDYSREAFSRVSELAVDFIRKLLVKTPEDRPSAAECMSHPWLWQLCLSPDHTTATRTVRDRSCGTKWAAPPEDPEDKENFLDSPHSHAKRFRFDEERPAAGDGDF